The Deltaproteobacteria bacterium genomic interval TGCACGGTGACTGGCGGCGGCGGCATCTTCACCAAGAACGACAACGACGCGGCCGGTACGCTCACCCTGAGCGTCGCCAACACGTCGAACCTGACGTTCCCGGTCAACGTCGAGTGCAGCTTCGACGCGACGTCGGCGATCACGTCGGACGACCTCACCGTGACGGTGCAGGAGGTCACGCAGGACAACGGCCCGGGCAACATCGCCGACCTGACGGTCACCACGACCGTTTCGTAGGCGGCGACACCGGACGCACGAACACCCGAAGGGCGGCGTGAGCGATCACGCCGCCCTTCTTTTTTGTCGCCGCGACCCCGGCTGCGGCCGGAACGGGCCCCGAACGACGGCGCGACCGGTCGCGCGGCCCGGCTCAGCGCGCCGTCAGCTTGCCCGTCGCGAGGTTCAGGTCGAACACGAAGACGAAGATCACGCTGCCGCCCGACCGCAGGCCGACGATCTTCGCGAAGCCGGGATCGTCGTCGCCGGTCGCGGGATTGCGGCCCGGAAACGACACCTGCACCCGCTCGAACGCCCCGGAGAAGAACGCGCCGCCGACCTCCACCTGCCCGGACGCGCGCCCGCCGCTGGCACTCTCGTCGAGCGCGAGCGCGTCGTAGTCGAACTCGAAGACCGGCGACGACCCCTGGGTGCCGGACGCGGTTCCGCTGAGGGCGCGGCCGGCGGCGGTATCACTCGGCGTGAGCGTGCCGGTGAGCGAGAAGAGCCGGTCCTCGGAGAGATCGCGACACTCGAGGCCCGGCGCGAACGTACCGTCACCGAAGGCGGCGCCGCCGGAGCAGATCGTGCTCCGCACGCGACAGCCCTCGTACACGACGCCGCCCGCCTCCGGCGCCATCGTCCCGCCGTTCGGACACGGGACCGTCGCCGCTGCGGCGGCCCCGCCGCCCGCCGCGTCGAGGCCGAGCGCCACGAGGCGCGTCACCTGCGCCGACTTCTGGAGCGCCCCGAAGACCTGCGTCTCCTGCGCGTTCAACCGCGAGCAACGCAGCTGGACGTCGAGGCCCGCCGCGGTACGGAGCACGTTGACGCCGTCGGTGACCGTGATGCCGCCGCTGCCGTCGACGTCGCACTCGACCGGGGGACAGGGGGCGTCGATCCCGGCGGCGGCCCGCAGCACCTGCACACCGTCGCTCACCGAAACGTCGCCGCCGCCGTCCGCGTCGCCGCACGTCTCGGCGCGGACCGGTGAGTCGAGCGTCGCGCCCAAGATCGCCGCCGCCACGACGGCCTGCGCGACCCGTACCCACATGTCGCGACCCTACTCCATCAGAACGTCATCTCGAAGCCCACCGTCGGAACGAAATCGGCGCGGAGGCCGTCCTGGTTCAACGGAACCAGGAAGTTCACGAAGAGAATCCCGAACTCCCCGACGCCGAGACGCGTCCCGACCGCGAGATCGAGGATGTCGTTGCGCTTGATGTCGACGAAGATCGGGCGTCCCTTGAAGTTGTCGTCCTCGTTCACCGGGTCGCCGTTCTCGTCGAGGCCGTCGATCTCGCTCCTCGGCTGCGTGAGCGTCGGCTCGCCGCCGATCGTCCGGACCGCCGGGAGCCGTCCCGTATTCGGGATCCGGCTCTGGGGGCCGAACTCGCTCCGGCCGATGAAGTCCACCGTCAGCGCCATCCAGTTCGTCGCCTGCGCCGTGAGGCCCACCGCGTAGCGCGCGTCGCTGCGGTCGACCGTGTTGATGTTGAACAGCACCCCGGCCTGGGTGTGGACCTCGAGGAAGTCGAGCACGTCCTTCGACGCCACGAGCGACGTCTGCAGGCGAGTGTCGCCCGTGCCTTGAAAGTTCTTCTTCTTTCCGGTCGGCAGCGACAGGTCGAGCAGAACCGCCATGTTGAAGGGTCGACGCAGCGGCGCGTACTTGGCGCGGAGGTGGATGTCGCCGATGCCGAGCTTGTCGTCCCGATCGGCCGAAGGATCGGTCACCGTGAACGATCCCGGAACGCCGTCCACCACCGCCGCGTGATCGCCGATGTCGGCACCGAAAAGCGCGTCGCAATCGGCGGACACGCCGAGACAGCGCGGATCCGGCAGGGTCTCGACGAGCGAGCTACGGGCATACGTGTAGAGCACGGGAATGTCGATGTTCACGTCGAGGTTGTCGAGCACGCCGTAGGTGAAGCTGAAATCCCAGAGCTGGGTCTCGAGCTCGAGGTCCAGGCGGAGTTGATCCCCGATCAGCGCTTCCTGCGTGCCGTTGCCGTCGAGGTCCGCTTGCCGAGACGGCCCGAAGAACTCGATGTCGCCGGTCTCCGGGACGCGCGCGACCTCGGCCTGGCTCATCAGCTTGTCGATGTCCTTGCCATTGAAGGACTGGAACCGGATGTAGCTGTACGAAGCGCTGAGGTTGAACTTGTTGCGCCCGAGCGTCACGGCGCGCTCGGTGAAGAGCGGGCCGAAGGTCTTCGCGGAGCGCTCCAGCACCTCGAGCTCCGGATTCCACTCGTAGGTGTAGCCGGCGGACGTCGAGAGCGTCGGAATCTGATTCGCGACCTGGGTCGAGATGGCCGTCGACAGCGGATTGATGGCGGCTTCGAGGAACGTTCCGCGCACCGACGGTGGAACGAGGGCACGTTGCAGGGTCCGGGCGGCCGCGGACGTCGTCGATCCCACCATCCCCACCACCGCAAACGCCGCCACCGAGAACGCAAACCGCATGATCCACCCCCTCCGCTGTGCGACAGAGCCGCGATCAGCGATCTTTCTAGGCCCGTGCGGCGATACCAAAGCTGAAAGCGCGAGGTCAAGCGAGCGGGAACGCGAGCGGGAACGCGGGGGAAGACGCTCGCGGCGACGCGCGCGCACATCTCGGCGGCGCCGTCGAGATCGGCGCGGCTGAAGCCGTCGCGATCGGGACGGACCGGCGCGTCGATGAGCGGCGGGCTCCGCGCGCCGGGCTCCCGGCTCGCACGCGCCATCGCCCGCCACCGCGGCCGCGAAGATCGGCACCGGCATGCGCTCGATCGTCACGCCGCCGCGGCACTGCCCGAAGAGCCCGCTCCTGGCGAGAAAGGCGCAGAGGTCTCCCCTGGGACGCTCGCGCGTACGGCGCGAGCCGCAGCGATCCCCCGCTCCGACGGTCAAGGCGCGTGTCGTGGCGCATGTGCCATGCGTTCCGGAGCCGTTCCGCGGTTGTAAACCCTCGGCTTTCCTTGCTACCTTCGTCGACGCTGCATGAAGATCAGGGGGGCAGCGCGCACGGATCCGGGTCGGGTGCGCCGCGAGAATCAGGACAACTTCGGGCTCGCCACGGACCTCGGCCTCGGTTTCGTCGCCGACGGCATGGGCGGTCATGCCGGCGGCAGGCGAGCCAGCGAAGAAGCGGCGCGGGTGATCACGGAATCGCTCGCCGCGGGCGCGCCCGGCGGCATGGACGGAGGCGTGCGCCTCCGCCGGGCGATCGAGGAAGCGAACCGGCGGGTGTGGACGGTGCCGCAGTTCGAGCCCGCGCTGCACGGCCTCGGCACGACGGTCGCGGCGGTGCTCATCGAGGGCGACGTCGGTCACATCGCGCACGTCGGCGACTCGCGCGTCTACGGCATCCGCGACGGCACCATCGAGGCCCTGACCCGCGACCACTCCTATTTGAACGACCTCGCCGCCCGCGGCGTCGAGCTCACCGACCCCGCGCTGCGCGCGCGCTACGAGAGCGTGCTCACGCGCGCGATCGGCGTCGCCCCGACGGTCGACGTCGAAGTGGCCGCGCGGCCGGTCGCGCCCGGGGACACGTTCCTCCTCTGCTCCGACGGCGTCTACCGCGTGCTCTCCTCCGAGCAGCTCGCGATCATCGTAGAGGAAGGCGGCGAGGATCTCGACCGCATCTGCGCCACCATCATCACGCGCGCGAACGACGGCGGCGGGCCGGACAACTCCACCGTCGTCGTGTTGCGCATCGACGCCGACGACGCGGGCGCCCCGTGAAGATCTCCGCGCGCTACGAGGTGCTCGGCCTGCTCGGCCAAGGCGGCATGGGCGTGGTGTATCACGTCCGCGACACGACCCGCGGCCGCGAGAACGCGCTCAAGACCCTCGCGCCCGGGCGCTCGGAGGACATCGTCGAGCGCTTCCTGACCGAAGCGCAGCTGATGTTCCGCCTGGAGCACGACAACATCGTCCGCGTCTACGATTTCGGGAAGGACGGCGAGACCTACTTCCTCACGATGGAGCTCATCCGCGGGAAGAACCTGCGGCAGCTGCTGAACGCGCGGCAGAACAAGGGCTTCCCGCTCGCGGAAGTGATCCGCATGGGCATCCAGGCGGCCGACGCGTTGAACTACGCGCACAGCCAGAAGCCCGAAGCCGTCGTCCATCGCGACATCAAGCCGGTCAACATCATGATCGAGGAGGAGACCGGCCGCGTCGTCGTCACGGACTTCGGCATCGCGAAGCTCATGGCCGACGCCGGCGGCGGCGAGACCCAGATCGGGAACGCCCCGACGCACACGGTGTTCGCCGGCACCGTCCCCTACTCCGCGCCCGAGCAGTTCCTCGCCGCCGGCGGCGGACGCCGCCTCGACGCGCGCGTCGACATCTACGCGCTCGGCATCGTCCTCTACGAGATCTACACCGGCCGCCACTTCTTCGCAGGGCTCTCCGCCGAGGAGGTCGAGCAGCACCACCGTTCGATCGAGAGCGGCGCGTGTCCGGTCACGCGGGCCCATGCCTGCGACCACAAGATCACCAACCTCCCCGACACGCCGCCCGCCGTCATCCGGGTCCTCGAGAAGGCGATCGCCCGCGATCGCCACGAGCGCTACAAGACCGCCGCCGAGCTGCTCGCCGACCTCCAGGCCTGCGCGGCGGTCGAATCGGTCCAGGCCGTCGTCACGGCGCGCGAGGCCGCCGAAGCCGCCGGCGCTCTCGACGCCTCTCCCACCGACTTCCGGCGCGGCGGCGAGCTCGAGCAGGAGGCCAAGGCGGCCCAGGAGCGCGGCGACCACGCGAAAGCCGGCGAGCTCTACCGGAACGCCCTCCAGGCCTACGGCGTCGCGTCGTCCCAGGCGAACGAGCGTCGCGCGCAACGAGCCGCGCAGCAGGCCAAGACCGCCATGCAGATCGTCGCGCAGGAGGCGACCGAACGCGACATCGCGGCGCTCGCCCCCGACGCGATGAAGCAGGCGGCGCAGCTCGTAGCGGCAGCCGAGGCGAGCGCGGCGCAGGGGCAGCACGAACAGGCGACCGCGCAGTTCCGCCAGGCCGAGGAAGCCTTCCGCGCCGCCCTCGCCACGGCGCGACAGGCGAGCGCCCGCAAGGCGATCGAAGACGAGATGCCGGCGCTGCGCGCCGCGCGCGAAGCGGCCGAGCAGGCGGATGCCGCGACGCTTGCCGCCGACGCGTTCGCGGCGGCCGTCCGCGAACAGCTCCGTCTCGAAGAGGCGCTCGCCGCGGGCGAGCTCACGCGCGTCCGCGAGCTCCTGCCGAAGGTCCGCGATGGATTCGCGAGCGCCGGCGAGGAAGCGAACCGCCGCCTCCATCAGAGCGTCGACGAGGCGCGCGCCGCCATGCGCGCCGCCGCCGCCGAAGCGGGCGCCGCGGGCGCGGCGAAGAGCGCGAAGGCGGCGTGCATCGAGGCGGAAGCCCTCGCGGGCGCGGCGGAGAAGCTGGTCGAGCGGGGACAGCTCGAGCTCGCCGTCGCGCAGCTCGGACGAGCGACCGACGCCTATCGCGCGGCGACGGCCGCGGCCGTCCGCGCCGGCGAGCGCGAGATCCTCGCAGGGGAGATCCCCGCCGTCCAGGCGGCGCGCGCGCAAGCCGAGAGCGCGGGCGCCGCGACGCTCGCCGCCGACGTCTTCGGCGCGGCAGCGCGCGCGCAGACCGAGCTCGAGGCGGCGCTCGCCGCCGGCGAGCTGACACGCGTCCGTACGCTGCTACCGACGGTCGGCGAGGGCTTCGCGGCGGCGCAGCAGTCGGCGATCGCCGCTCGAGCGAGCCGCGCCGCGGTCGAGGCGCGCGCGACGATGGCCGCCGCGCGCGACGGCGCGCTCGCCGCGCGCGCGGAGCAGCTCGTCCCCGACGCGCTCACGAAGGCGCGTGCGCGCGAGGGCGACGCCGGCGCCGCGGAAGAGAAGCAGCAATGGGAGCGCGCCGCGCAGCTCTATCGCGACGCCGCGAAGGCGTTCGAGGAGGTCCGCGCCGCGGCCCTGCGGCGCGCCGAGGAAGAGCGGCTCGCGGCCGGCCGCGTCGAGGCGCGGAACGCCATGGAAGCGGCACGCGCGCGCGCGAAGAACGCGGGCGCCCGGCAACACGCGACCGCGCTCCTCGAGGAAGCGGACGCCCTCGCGAAGCAGGCCGGCGACGCCGCGAACGACGCCGCCGGCATGGAGGCGGCGGCCGGCGACTACGCGCGCGCGACGGAACGCTATGACGCGGCGACCACCGCGGCCGAGCGGGTCGTCCGCCGGCAAGAGCTGCAGGAGACGCTCGCCGCCGTCGAAGAGGCGAAGCGCCAGGCGCTCGATGCGGGCGCCGGACAGAATCCCGAGTTCGCCGCGGCCGCCGACGAGCTCGCCGCCGCCGAGCGGGCCCTCGCCGCCGACGAGCTGAGCCTGGTCGTGAGCTCCGCCGCGGCCGCCCGCGACCGTTTCTCCGCCGCGAAGAGCGCGGTCGAGCGCGCCAAGACGGAAGCCGCCGCGGACGCGGCGCTCGCCGACGTGGCGGCGGCCTCCGCCGAGGCGCGCGAGGCCGGCGCCGAGTCGGCGGCGGCGATGACGTGGGCCCGCGCGCTCGAACGACAGAAGGAGGCCCTCGCGCGCCGCCACGACGGCGACTGCGACGGCGTCCTGCCCCTCGCCGCGGAATCCGAGCAGGGCTTCGACGCCGCGCTCGACGAGACCGTGGGCGCGGCACGGGAGGCCGCGGTCGCCGCGCGCCGGGCCGCCGAGCTCGCCGGGTCCGACGACGAAGCGGCCGGCGCCGCCGAGAAGTCGTTCGCCAACGCCGAGCACCGGCGCGGCGAAGGAAAGCGCGCCGCCGCGGCGATCGCGTTCCGCAAGGCGGCCGAAGGCTACCGAGTGGCGGGCGAGGCCCGCGCGGCCGCGGCGCGCGCGGCCGAGAAAGACGCCGAGGCCGCGCGCGCCGAGGCCGACGAGGCCGCGGCGAGCGCGCATGCCGCCGACGAGCACCGCGCCGCGCTCGGTGCGCTCGAAGGCGCCGCGCGGGCCTTCGCCGCCGGCCGCTTCGCCGAGGCCGAGCGGGAGTTCCTGGAGGCGGCACGCGGACTGCGCACGGCTGCGAAGACCGCGACCCGCGAGCAGAAGCGCGCGGGCGCGCTCGCCGCCCGCGCCGCCGCCCGCGCCGCCGGGGACGAGGCGAAAGCGGCGCGCGCCGCTGAGCTCGCCACCGCCGAGCTCGAGAAGGCCGTCGCGGCGTTCACCGCGGGCGAGCGCGCCCTCGAGGGCGAGGACTACGCGGGGAGCGCAGGTCACTTCACGAGAGCGCGTGACGCGTTCGGCGGCGCGCGCGACGCCGCGATCCGCGCCGCCGCCGAGCGCCAGGCACGCGAGGCGCGCGCGCGCGTCGAGACGCTCCGCGCGACGCGCGCTCCCGCCGCCACCGGGTTCTTCGCCCGCCGCAAGCTCGCGAAGGCGGATGCGGCGCTCGCTCGCGGCACCGCCGCCGGCGCGAGCGGCGACTTCGCGGGCGCGGCGGCCGCATACACCGACGCCGCGCAGCTCTTCGAGGCGATGCCCGCGGCGGCGGCTCCGCCCGCCGCCGCGCCGCAGCCGGTCGCGGCCCCACCCGCCGGCAAGAAGGCCAAGCGATCCGCGCCACCCTCGGAGGCGACCTCCGTCGTCGCCGCCCCCGCGCTCGGCGAAGCGACCGCGATCGCCAGCGCGCCGGCGCGCGCAGGAGCGACCCTCGCCGCGAGCGAGGCAACGTCCCTCGCGACTCCTTCCGACGCGGCCACGCTCGTGGGACGCCAGATGCCCGCCCCGGCACCCGCGCGCGGGCTCCCGGTGGCGTGGATCGGAGCCGGCGCCGCCGGCGTCGCGCTGCTCGCCGGTGTATGGCTCATGCGGAGCGGCTCCACGGACACCACGACGACGCCCGCGATCCCGCCGAAGGTCGCCGCGAAGACCGACGTGGAGCCGCAGAAGAAGACCGAGGTCGCGCCGCCCGCGCCCCCGCAGGAGGTCGTGCAGCAGCGCGAGCCGCCGCCGCCCGCCGCGACGGCCGCGCCCCAGCAGGTCGCCAAGGCCGAGCCTCCACCGCCGCCACCGCCCGCGCCGCGCATCGCGAGCTTCGAGCCCGCGACGACGCGCGTCGAGCCCGCGAGCGACACCCAGCCGTTTCGCATCGCTCTCGCGGACCCGGCCGGCGCCACCTACGTCTGGTCGGTCGACGGCAGGGTCGTGAGCGACGCGACCGCCGCCAGCGCCACGATCTCCGCCAAGGAGAAGCCGCAGCGGGTCGAGGTGACCGCGCGCACGGCGGGCGGCGAGGCGCGCCAGCAGTGGGAGCTCGCGGCGCTCTCGCCGCTCCCGCCGCCCGAGGCCCCGACCGCGCCCGTGATCAGCGGCTTCGAGCCGCGCGGCAAGACGCTGCAGCTCGCACCCGGCAAGAGCACGCGTTTCAAGGTGACCGCCAAGGGCGCCGGCGGCGCGCCGCTCCGCTACGCCTGGTCGGTCGACGAGAAGACCGCCGGCGGCAACACGCCGACCTTCGACTTCAGCGCCGCCGACGACGAAGAGGGCACGACGCACGAGGTGCGCGCCGAGGTGACGAACGGCGACGGCCCGGCGGCCCTGACCGCATGGACGGTCACGGTGCCGAACGCGCCGGTCACCATCACCCGCCACGTCCCGGCGCCGGCCGAGGTCGTCGCCGACCTCGGCGACACGACCGACTTCAGCGTCGAAGCGCGCGCGGGACGCGCCCCGGCGAGCGAGCTCTCCTACGTCTGGACCGTCAACAAGCGGGCGGCCGAAGGCGCGGCCGGCCCGCGCTTCACGTACCGCCCGGAGCATGGGGGCAGCGCCGACGTCGAGGTCCGCGTCGAGGCGCCCGACCGCACCGCCGCCGTCCGCCGCTGGACCGTGCGGGCACGCGAGCCGGAGCCCGCGGCCGTCCCGACCCAGCTCGCCGCCCTGCCGCCGCGCGCCGCCCCGACGCCGGTCGCGCCGCGCGCCGGCGGCGATCCGCGGCGGGAGCTCGAGAGCTGGATCGCCGCCTACCGCGACGCCTACCAGCAGAAGAACGTCGACCGGCTGGTCGCGCTCGGCGTGCTGAAACCCGAGAACCGCGGCAAGCTCGCCGACGCGCTGAACGACCTGAACGACCTCGAGGTGCGGATCGGCACGAGCTCGATCGACGTGCAGGGACCCGACAGCGCAGTCGTGACGCTGACGCGCGAGGACAGCTTCGACGCCGGGGGGCGACGCCAGACCCAGTCCATCAACATCAGGAAAAGCCTCCGCAAAGTGAACGGCTCGTGGGTCGCGCAATGAAACGGCGTATGTTAACGGCAGTCGGCATGGCGCGGCGAGCGGGGGGCGGCCGGGGGGCGGCGTACGCCGGGGCGGGAGCGATGCTCCTCGGCGTAGCGCTCGGGAACGCGGTCGGCGTACGGCCCGCCGACGCGACGATGGTCGCGAGCATGAGCACCGCCACGCAAGCGACCGCCGCGGACCGCATCTTCGTCGGAACCGTGGCGTCCGTCCTGAGCCGCCGGAAAGCCTCGCACCCGCGGTATTTCGAAACCGTCGTCCGCTTCACGGTCGAGGAGACGGTCGCCGGCGCCATCCCGGCGAACGTCGAACTCGCCTACTCCGGCGGCGAGGTGGACGGCATCCGGCAACGGGTCGACGGCATGCCGGAGCTCGCGGTCGGCGAGCGCTACGTGGTGCTGCTCGAGCCCGAGCAGTCGCCGCCGCTCGCGAGCCCGTTCGTCGGCTTCAACCAGGGGCTCTACCGCGTCGTCGGCGAGAGCCGCGCGAGCGCAGTCGTCCGCGACCGCGCGGGGCACGCGCTCACGAGCGACGCCCTGCCCGCCGGCAGCCGTGGCGCTGGCGGCGATCCCGCGCTCGACGCCTTCCTCGACACCCTGCGGGCCGCTCGCAAGTGACCGCCCTCCGCCGTCTCGGCCTCGCGATGCTCGCCTGCGCCGGCCTCGCCGCGCCGGCCGCCGCCCAGACGTGCCCCGTCGTCCCGGACGACGTCTTCGCGTTCATCAACGCCGGAAGCGACGAGTGCCCGGCGAGCCCGGAGGTCTTCTGGACGGACGCGGCCGTGCCGTACGACTGCAGCTTCTTCGCGGACGAGGCCAACGGGATCGACTGCAGCGGCGACGCGGGCACCTGCATCGCGCTCTGCAAGGACGCCGCGAACGCCTGGAACGCCGACCTGCCGGGCCGCTTCACGTTCGTCG includes:
- a CDS encoding serine/threonine-protein phosphatase, encoding MKIRGAARTDPGRVRRENQDNFGLATDLGLGFVADGMGGHAGGRRASEEAARVITESLAAGAPGGMDGGVRLRRAIEEANRRVWTVPQFEPALHGLGTTVAAVLIEGDVGHIAHVGDSRVYGIRDGTIEALTRDHSYLNDLAARGVELTDPALRARYESVLTRAIGVAPTVDVEVAARPVAPGDTFLLCSDGVYRVLSSEQLAIIVEEGGEDLDRICATIITRANDGGGPDNSTVVVLRIDADDAGAP
- a CDS encoding protein kinase, encoding MKISARYEVLGLLGQGGMGVVYHVRDTTRGRENALKTLAPGRSEDIVERFLTEAQLMFRLEHDNIVRVYDFGKDGETYFLTMELIRGKNLRQLLNARQNKGFPLAEVIRMGIQAADALNYAHSQKPEAVVHRDIKPVNIMIEEETGRVVVTDFGIAKLMADAGGGETQIGNAPTHTVFAGTVPYSAPEQFLAAGGGRRLDARVDIYALGIVLYEIYTGRHFFAGLSAEEVEQHHRSIESGACPVTRAHACDHKITNLPDTPPAVIRVLEKAIARDRHERYKTAAELLADLQACAAVESVQAVVTAREAAEAAGALDASPTDFRRGGELEQEAKAAQERGDHAKAGELYRNALQAYGVASSQANERRAQRAAQQAKTAMQIVAQEATERDIAALAPDAMKQAAQLVAAAEASAAQGQHEQATAQFRQAEEAFRAALATARQASARKAIEDEMPALRAAREAAEQADAATLAADAFAAAVREQLRLEEALAAGELTRVRELLPKVRDGFASAGEEANRRLHQSVDEARAAMRAAAAEAGAAGAAKSAKAACIEAEALAGAAEKLVERGQLELAVAQLGRATDAYRAATAAAVRAGEREILAGEIPAVQAARAQAESAGAATLAADVFGAAARAQTELEAALAAGELTRVRTLLPTVGEGFAAAQQSAIAARASRAAVEARATMAAARDGALAARAEQLVPDALTKARAREGDAGAAEEKQQWERAAQLYRDAAKAFEEVRAAALRRAEEERLAAGRVEARNAMEAARARAKNAGARQHATALLEEADALAKQAGDAANDAAGMEAAAGDYARATERYDAATTAAERVVRRQELQETLAAVEEAKRQALDAGAGQNPEFAAAADELAAAERALAADELSLVVSSAAAARDRFSAAKSAVERAKTEAAADAALADVAAASAEAREAGAESAAAMTWARALERQKEALARRHDGDCDGVLPLAAESEQGFDAALDETVGAAREAAVAARRAAELAGSDDEAAGAAEKSFANAEHRRGEGKRAAAAIAFRKAAEGYRVAGEARAAAARAAEKDAEAARAEADEAAASAHAADEHRAALGALEGAARAFAAGRFAEAEREFLEAARGLRTAAKTATREQKRAGALAARAAARAAGDEAKAARAAELATAELEKAVAAFTAGERALEGEDYAGSAGHFTRARDAFGGARDAAIRAAAERQAREARARVETLRATRAPAATGFFARRKLAKADAALARGTAAGASGDFAGAAAAYTDAAQLFEAMPAAAAPPAAAPQPVAAPPAGKKAKRSAPPSEATSVVAAPALGEATAIASAPARAGATLAASEATSLATPSDAATLVGRQMPAPAPARGLPVAWIGAGAAGVALLAGVWLMRSGSTDTTTTPAIPPKVAAKTDVEPQKKTEVAPPAPPQEVVQQREPPPPAATAAPQQVAKAEPPPPPPPAPRIASFEPATTRVEPASDTQPFRIALADPAGATYVWSVDGRVVSDATAASATISAKEKPQRVEVTARTAGGEARQQWELAALSPLPPPEAPTAPVISGFEPRGKTLQLAPGKSTRFKVTAKGAGGAPLRYAWSVDEKTAGGNTPTFDFSAADDEEGTTHEVRAEVTNGDGPAALTAWTVTVPNAPVTITRHVPAPAEVVADLGDTTDFSVEARAGRAPASELSYVWTVNKRAAEGAAGPRFTYRPEHGGSADVEVRVEAPDRTAAVRRWTVRAREPEPAAVPTQLAALPPRAAPTPVAPRAGGDPRRELESWIAAYRDAYQQKNVDRLVALGVLKPENRGKLADALNDLNDLEVRIGTSSIDVQGPDSAVVTLTREDSFDAGGRRQTQSINIRKSLRKVNGSWVAQ